From Deltaproteobacteria bacterium, one genomic window encodes:
- a CDS encoding response regulator encodes MLKKSLHSRILVLIIGLITFGVVISIYWEISNKERELLEEKLRASRFMAQPILTAIYEDMIEERADLARHLINSLSKTPGIESVYIVRSNGTEEAFKDLKTIRAVEKEFGEIRPEWLAGHPDMEESPRARGVDDPEFRDALAKFRKDWQRGEVYYIDRNGDEPLFTYLQPIEKKPKCKSCHVSEDARGILVIRTPLSDMYGMLSQSRNQWILSGIFAIGIGGILLSLLIRKSITGPIRKNVEIIRRIADGEAGINERINVEAEDEIGYLAKAFNSMLDSLEKRAEENTKLFGLVMKSKEEWVATFDAIQDLISIHDNEYKIIKINKALARKFNSTPEELIGRKCYQLLYCRHEQKEMCPHSRTLATGEVANAEVEDLVFDGSYKITTFPVFNAEGKVWASVHVARDITHEKLLREQLLHSEKLSSLGKLVAGIAHELNNPLMGIMGFSQILMDTPGDKKLDDIKDKLRKIYHESLRTAKIVQNLLTFARAKKTEREYHSINEIIRHTIELREYSLKANNIQVSLKLENGLPRTMVDLFQMQQVFINIINNAEDAMVAKKGKGRLEISTRVERKRIVISFQDDGPGVSRDVIHKVFDPFFTTKDVGKGTGLGLSITHGIVTEHGGSIEITSPEEGGAVVTVELPVVEMAQWISKSGKLAEAGEVAASGKKVLIVDDEKSIRETLEDIFTREGFRVETARDGREALDILDKEKVALVVTDLKMPGYGGTDLYDNILKKHAYLKDKVIILTGDVFSQEAKDFLSGSGCPCVLKPFEPKKLIEIARELLK; translated from the coding sequence ATGCTCAAGAAAAGCCTACATTCCAGGATACTCGTCCTAATCATCGGGCTCATCACCTTCGGCGTCGTCATCTCCATATACTGGGAAATCAGCAACAAGGAAAGGGAGCTCCTGGAGGAGAAGCTCCGGGCCTCCCGGTTCATGGCCCAGCCCATCCTTACCGCCATCTACGAGGACATGATAGAGGAGAGGGCGGATCTCGCGCGCCACCTTATAAACTCCTTGAGCAAGACGCCCGGCATCGAAAGCGTCTATATAGTAAGGAGCAACGGCACCGAGGAGGCCTTCAAGGACCTTAAGACCATAAGGGCGGTCGAGAAGGAATTCGGCGAGATACGGCCGGAATGGCTGGCGGGCCACCCCGACATGGAAGAGAGCCCTCGGGCCAGGGGCGTCGACGACCCGGAGTTCAGGGACGCGCTCGCGAAGTTCCGAAAGGACTGGCAAAGGGGCGAGGTATACTACATAGACAGGAACGGCGATGAGCCGCTATTCACCTACCTCCAACCGATTGAAAAGAAGCCCAAGTGCAAAAGCTGCCATGTGAGCGAGGACGCCAGGGGCATACTCGTCATAAGGACCCCCCTTTCCGACATGTACGGGATGCTCTCGCAAAGCCGGAACCAGTGGATCCTCTCCGGCATCTTCGCAATAGGCATTGGCGGGATACTCCTATCGCTCCTCATCCGGAAATCCATTACAGGCCCCATCAGGAAGAACGTAGAGATAATAAGGCGGATAGCGGACGGCGAGGCCGGCATAAACGAGCGGATAAACGTCGAGGCCGAGGACGAGATAGGGTATCTGGCCAAGGCCTTCAACAGCATGCTCGACTCGCTTGAGAAGAGGGCAGAGGAGAACACAAAGCTATTCGGGCTCGTCATGAAGAGCAAGGAGGAGTGGGTCGCGACCTTCGACGCCATCCAGGACCTCATCTCCATACACGATAACGAGTACAAGATAATAAAGATAAACAAGGCGCTCGCCCGTAAGTTCAATTCCACTCCCGAGGAGCTAATCGGGAGGAAGTGCTACCAGCTCCTTTACTGCAGGCACGAGCAGAAGGAGATGTGCCCCCATTCGAGGACCCTTGCCACGGGCGAGGTGGCCAACGCCGAGGTGGAAGACCTCGTCTTCGACGGGAGCTACAAGATAACCACCTTCCCGGTCTTCAACGCCGAGGGCAAGGTATGGGCTAGCGTGCACGTCGCCAGGGACATAACTCACGAGAAGCTGCTGCGCGAGCAGCTCCTTCACTCGGAGAAGCTATCGAGCTTGGGGAAGCTCGTCGCCGGGATCGCGCATGAGCTCAATAACCCCCTCATGGGCATTATGGGCTTCAGCCAGATACTCATGGACACGCCAGGGGATAAAAAGCTCGACGACATCAAAGACAAGCTCCGGAAGATCTACCACGAGTCGCTCCGGACGGCAAAGATAGTGCAGAACCTCCTCACCTTTGCCAGGGCCAAGAAGACCGAGAGGGAATACCACAGCATAAACGAGATAATCAGGCACACGATAGAGCTCCGGGAGTATTCGCTAAAGGCCAACAACATCCAGGTCTCCCTGAAGCTCGAGAACGGGCTTCCGAGGACCATGGTCGACCTCTTCCAGATGCAGCAGGTCTTCATTAACATCATAAACAACGCCGAAGACGCGATGGTCGCGAAGAAGGGCAAGGGGCGGCTCGAGATATCCACCCGCGTGGAACGAAAGAGGATCGTGATCTCATTCCAGGACGACGGGCCCGGAGTTTCCAGGGACGTCATACACAAGGTCTTCGACCCGTTCTTCACGACCAAGGACGTGGGCAAGGGCACGGGCCTCGGCCTCTCCATAACCCACGGCATAGTGACCGAGCACGGCGGCTCCATAGAGATCACGAGCCCGGAAGAGGGGGGGGCCGTTGTCACAGTCGAGCTCCCGGTAGTTGAGATGGCGCAATGGATAAGCAAGTCCGGGAAGCTCGCCGAGGCCGGGGAAGTCGCGGCCTCTGGGAAAAAGGTCCTCATCGTAGACGACGAGAAGTCCATAAGGGAGACCCTCGAGGACATCTTCACGAGGGAGGGCTTCAGGGTAGAGACCGCGAGGGACGGAAGGGAGGCCCTTGATATTCTGGATAAGGAGAAAGTGGCCCTGGTCGTTACCGACCTTAAGATGCCGGGCTACGGCGGGACCGACCTCTATGACAACATACTTAAGAAACACGCCTACCTTAAAGACAAGGTCATAATCCTTACCGGAGACGTCTTCAGCCAGGAGGCAAAGGATTTCCTTTCCGGAAGCGGCTGCCCCTGCGTATTGAAGCCCTTTGAGCCCAAAAAGCTCATCGAGATCGCCAGGGAGCTCCTGAAGTAG
- a CDS encoding class II fructose-bisphosphate aldolase encodes MDFKSVGSLYDALKGAVKEVKEGAVEVLDEKLVRGAVIDKLVYNAVFSSNEEVRDVSRRLIKYIGLSLGIRSASIQGLYEAMGRGECGGFTVPAINIRGLTYDTARAIFRSAQRNNSGTFIFEIAKSEIGYTEQRPAEYTACCLAAAIKEGWRGPVFLQGDHFQINAKKYVQDREAEIRDLKKLIKEAIDGGFLNIDIDASTVVDLTKPTVIEQQRPNFETTAILTDYIRENEPKGVTISVGGEIGEVGGKNSTEEELRAFMDGFLAALPKGKKGISKISIQTGTSHGGVVLPDGTIAKVKVDFDTIARLSKVAREAYHLSGVVQHGASTLPDDAFDLFTKNGASEVHLATGFQNIIYDNPAFPEDLKKDIYRHLADKHSDERKPADTEEQFIYKTRKKGFGPFKDKIWTLDEDRKKAIAAETEKKLDLYFRTLNARNTKDLVSKYVKGNP; translated from the coding sequence ATGGATTTCAAGTCCGTCGGCAGTCTCTATGACGCCCTCAAGGGCGCCGTGAAGGAGGTCAAGGAGGGGGCGGTCGAGGTCCTCGACGAGAAGCTCGTCCGGGGCGCGGTCATAGACAAGCTCGTCTACAACGCCGTCTTCAGCTCCAATGAGGAGGTGCGGGATGTATCGAGGAGGCTCATAAAGTACATCGGCCTGAGCCTTGGCATACGCTCAGCATCCATACAGGGCCTTTACGAGGCCATGGGCAGGGGCGAATGCGGGGGCTTCACGGTGCCGGCCATAAACATCCGCGGCCTAACATACGACACTGCCCGGGCTATTTTCAGGTCGGCCCAGAGAAATAACTCGGGCACCTTCATATTCGAGATAGCAAAGAGCGAGATAGGATACACCGAGCAGAGGCCTGCGGAATACACGGCCTGCTGCCTGGCGGCCGCCATAAAGGAAGGGTGGAGGGGCCCGGTTTTCCTTCAGGGCGACCACTTTCAGATAAACGCGAAGAAATACGTTCAGGACAGGGAAGCCGAGATAAGGGACCTTAAGAAGCTTATAAAAGAGGCGATAGACGGGGGATTTCTTAATATTGACATAGACGCCTCGACGGTCGTGGACCTTACAAAGCCGACCGTTATCGAGCAGCAGAGGCCAAACTTCGAGACAACAGCCATCCTTACGGACTACATAAGGGAGAACGAGCCAAAGGGCGTGACCATCTCTGTTGGCGGAGAGATAGGCGAGGTGGGCGGCAAGAACTCGACCGAGGAGGAGCTCAGGGCCTTCATGGACGGCTTCCTTGCGGCCCTGCCCAAGGGCAAAAAGGGCATAAGCAAGATAAGCATACAGACCGGCACCTCGCACGGAGGGGTCGTGCTGCCGGACGGCACCATTGCCAAGGTGAAGGTCGATTTCGACACCATTGCCAGGCTTTCGAAGGTCGCGAGGGAGGCATATCACCTCTCAGGGGTGGTCCAGCACGGCGCATCGACGCTCCCGGACGACGCCTTCGACCTCTTTACCAAGAACGGGGCCTCAGAGGTGCACCTCGCGACCGGCTTCCAGAATATAATCTATGACAACCCGGCTTTCCCCGAAGACCTCAAAAAAGATATATACAGGCACCTTGCCGATAAGCACTCCGACGAGAGAAAGCCCGCTGATACCGAAGAGCAGTTCATCTACAAGACGAGGAAGAAGGGCTTCGGCCCGTTCAAGGATAAGATCTGGACCCTCGACGAGGACAGGAAAAAGGCCATAGCCGCGGAGACGGAGAAGAAACTCGACCTCTACTTCCGGACGCTTAATGCCCGGAACACGAAAGACCTCGTCTCCAAGTACGTAAAAGGCAACCCCTAA
- the efp gene encoding elongation factor P produces the protein MIAATQLRVGMTILFNGEPYRVVSVQHITPGNWRGMVQTKLKHLKTGSSVENRFRSEDKLEKAHLEQHEMEYLYNDGDDYHFMNSENYEQVSLSKEILGDNTFYLIPNIKFMVEYYNGAPVGVDPPKVVELKVVDTAPFMKSATVTASQKPATLETGLVVNVPGFIESGEVIRVDTTEGRYLERAKAAQ, from the coding sequence ATGATAGCGGCAACGCAATTGAGAGTAGGGATGACGATCCTCTTTAACGGGGAGCCGTACAGGGTCGTGTCCGTGCAGCATATAACGCCCGGGAACTGGCGCGGCATGGTGCAGACGAAATTGAAGCACCTGAAGACCGGTTCGAGCGTGGAGAACAGGTTCCGCTCGGAGGACAAGCTCGAGAAAGCCCACCTCGAGCAGCACGAGATGGAGTACCTCTATAACGACGGCGACGACTACCATTTCATGAATAGCGAGAACTACGAGCAGGTCTCGCTCTCGAAGGAGATACTCGGGGACAACACCTTCTACCTCATCCCGAATATAAAGTTCATGGTCGAGTATTATAACGGCGCGCCCGTGGGAGTTGACCCGCCGAAGGTCGTGGAGCTTAAGGTCGTGGATACTGCCCCGTTTATGAAGAGCGCGACCGTTACAGCTTCCCAGAAGCCCGCGACGCTGGAGACCGGACTCGTCGTGAACGTGCCAGGTTTCATAGAGTCAGGGGAGGTCATAAGGGTCGATACGACCGAAGGAAGGTATCTCGAAAGGGCGAAGGCGGCGCAGTAA